The Kribbella sp. HUAS MG21 genome includes the window GGCGCGATCGTGCTGGACTCCGACCCGGCCGCGGAGTACGACGAAATGGTGCTGAAGGCAACGGCTGCCGTGGGCGGCAGTGCCTCGAAGAACAGGGGTGGGGGAGATGACTGAGCTGCTGGTGGCGGACTCGTTCCTGGTGGCCAACGGCAAGGTTCGCGGACTGGAGCTGCACCGGGAGCGGTTCGTCCGGTCCTGCGCGGACGCCGGTGTCGCGGCCGAGCGGTTCTGGGACGAACAGGTGGGACGGCTGCCCGGGTTCGGGCGCTGGTTCCCGCGCTTCGAGCTGCGACCGTCCGCTGAACTGGCGGTCCAGCTGCGGCCGGCGCCGCCGATCGGCGGCCGGGTGCGGGTCGCCGTCCACGACGGACCGGATCCGCGGACGGCGCCGCGGGTGAAGGGCCCCGACCTGGAGCTGCTCGGCAAGCTCAAGGAGGCCGCGCCGGACCGCGCCGACGAGATCCTGTTGCTGGACACGGACGGGACGGTGCTGGAGGCGGCGTACTCCGCGGTCGCCTGGTGGGAGGACGACACCCTCTGCTTCCCACCGTCCGATCGTCCGATCCTCCCGTCGGTCACCGCCCGCCTGCTCCGCCGGATCGCCGGCACCGAAGGCGTCCAGGTCTCCGAGCGCGCCGTCACCCCACAGGCCCTGCAGGAAACCACGGAGGTCTGGCTCGTCAACGCCCTGCACGGCATCCGTCCGGTGCACGCCTGGGGACCGTCGCCGATCGACCCGCTGCCCAACTCCCGGTCCGCGGAGTGGCAGTCGCATCTCGAGTCCCTCGCCATCCGCCTCCCCTGATCCCGGCCGCCCGCGGGGCCGAGCAGCGGCAGTTGCAAAAAGTGATATCACTTTGATACCTTTGAGCTATGCGAGAGGGGAGCGTGTGATGGTGGATGTCGCGGTCGAGATGCCGGTGCCGAAGGTGACCGAGCGGGCGGGACGGCAGGTCAACGGGTGGCCGATGGCGGCGCTGGCCTTCGTGCTGGCGGTGGGCGGAGTGCTGGTCGTCGTCCTGGGTGCCGGGAGCGGCGCCGTACCGATCGCGCTCGGCAGCCTCGCGTTCCTGGCGGGGGCGTACGTCGCGGCCGGGCTGACCGCGGTGGCGCCGGGCCGGGCCCGGGTGCTGCAGATCCTCGGGCGGTACGCCGGGACGATCCGCACCGACGGCCTGCGCTGGGTGAATCCGATCTCCTCGCGCCGCGAGGTCTCCACCCGGATCCGCAACCACGAGACGGCCGTTGCCAAGGTCAACGACGCCGACGGCAACCCGATCGAGATCGCCGCGGTGGTGGTCTGGCAGGTCGAGGACACCGCGCAGGCATTGTTCGAGGTGGACGACTTCGTCGAGTTCGTGGCGATCCAGACCGAGACCGCCGTCCGGCACATCGCCAACAGCTATCCGTACGACGTCCACACCGACGACGGCGGGATGTCGCTGCGGGACAGCACCGACGAGATCACCGAGACGCTGTCCGCGGAGATCGCCGCCCGGGTACAGGCGGCCGGGGTGCGGGTCATCGAGTCCCGGATCACGCATCTCGCGTACGCGCCGGAGATCGCCCAGGCGATGCTGCGCCGGCAGCAGGCCGGTGCGGTGGTCGCGGCCCGGCAGCGGATCGTCGAGGGCGCGGTCGGTATGGTCGAGCTCGCGCTGGACCGGCTCTCCGAGCACGACGTGGTCGAGCTGGACGAGGAGCGGAAGGCGACCATGGTCAGCAACCTGATGGTGGTGCTGTGCGGCGATCGGGACGCGCAACCGGTGGTCAACACCGGCTCGCTCTACCAGTGAGTCCCCGGTGGCCGTCGAACGGAAGAAGATCCTCCTCCGGCTGGATCCCGCGGTGCACGACGCGCTCGCGCGCTGGGCGGCCGACGACCTGCGCAGTACCAACGCCCAGATCGAGTACCTGCTCCGCCGTGCCCTGGCCGACGCCGGCCGCCTGCCGTCCGGCGTGAGCAAGCAACGCCGCCCCGGCCGCCCGTCCAAGGAGGACACCGATGACCAGTAGGCGCACACCGGGTGCCGGCCGTGTCGTTGCTCTTGGCAAGGGCAAGGTTCCGGAGTCGCTGGCGGCGCGGATCTTCCTGCTCGCCTACGACCCGGAGAAGGGCCGGCTGACCGCGCGGACGAAGCTCGCGAAGGTGGTGCGGGCCGCCGTACTGATCGACCTGCAACTGCACGGGAACGTGGTCGACGCCAGCGGTCGGGCGCGAGTGACGACCGCGGCCGCGCCGGCGGATCCGGTGCTGGCGAGTGTGCTCGAGGAGCTGCGGGCGGTCGGTCCGCGGCGCTGGCGGCACTGGATCGACCGGCGCGGCGGGGCGACGGTCCGGCACGTTCGCGACGAGCTCGTCCGCGCGCACCTGATCAAGGTCGAGCCGCGTCGGCTGCTCGGCGTCTTCCCGGCCGGTCGCATCACCTTGCGGCACCCGTTGGTACGGCGCCACGTGCTGCAGGGCGCCCGCGACACCCTGCGGCCGTCGCGCGTCGTCTCCCGGGTCGACCTGCGTGACGCGTCCGTCGTGGTGCTCGCGGCGACCGCGGACCTGCGGACGGTCCTCGCCAAGGATCAGCGTGCCGACCACAAGGACCGGCTGGCGCAGCTCGCGGAACGGGTCGGCCCGGTCGTTCCGGTGCTGAAGAAGTCTCTTCAGCAGGCCACGTACGCCGCCGGCGGCTGACCCCCGGCGGCACTATGGTTCGTTACTCAGGTAACGAACTGAGGAAGGGGGTGGAGGGTGTTCGACGACCGGAGTCCGATCTACCTGCAGATCGCCGAGCAGATCAAGAACGACATCGTGAGCGGCGCGCTGGCCGAGGACGAGCAGGTGATGTCGACCAACCAGTACGCCGCCTTCTACCGGATCAACCCCGCCACCGCGGCCAAGGGCTTCGCGCAGCTGGTCGACGACGGGATCCTGTACAAGAAGCGCGGGATCGGCATGTTCGTCGCCCCGAACGCCCGCGACCTGCTCCGCACCGGCCGCCGCGACTCGTTCTTCGCCGACGTCGTCGACCCGATGATCCACGAGGCGAAGGCGATCGGCATCCCGCTGAAAGACATCGTCCAGCACGTCCGCTCCCACGGAGACGCCTGATGACCACCGCCCTGACTGTCCGGACCGAGGAGTTGTCGGTGCGGTTCGCCGGTGTGCCGGCGCTGGACCGGCTCGACCTGCGGCTGGCGCCGGGGAAGATCCACGGGCTGCTCGGGCGGAACGGGTCCGGGAAGAGCACGCTCGCCGCGACGCTGGCCGGGTTCCGGCGGCCCGACGTGGGCCGGGTGCTGGTCGAGGGCGGTGACCTCGGCGCGGCACAGGAGCCGTACGAGAACGCGGCCGTCACCAGCCGGGTCTGCCTGATCCGCGAGTCCGGCGACGTCCCGGGGTCGGTGCCGGTGAAGCACGCGCTCCGGCTCGCCGCGACGCTGCGCCCGTACTGGGACGCGGCCCTGGCCGCGGACCTCCTGGACCGCTTCGAGGTACCGCTGGACAAGAAGATCCAGAAGCTCTCCCGCGGTAAGCGGTCCGCGCTCGGCGTCGTCCTCGGCCTCGCGAGCCGCGCCCCGCTGACGATCTTCGACGAGAGCTACCTGGGCATGGACGTCCCGTCCCGGAACCTCTTCTACGACATGCTGCTCGCCGACTACACCGAAGTACCGCGCACGATCGTGCTCTCGACGCACCTGGTCGGCGAGGTCAGCGCGCTGCTCGAGGAGGTGGTGATCCTCGACCGCGGCCGCCTCGTCACCCAGTCGCCGGTGGACGCGCTCCGCGGCCGCGGCGCGTCGATCGTCGGCCCGGCCGCGGTGGTCGACGAGTTCACGGCCGGTTTCACGGTGCTCGGCGAGGAACGGCTGGGCGGTACCAAGTCCACCACGGTCCTCGGCGACCTCGACCCCGCGCTGCTCGCGCAGGCGGCCGCGGCCGGTCTCGAGGTCGGCCAGGTCGGCCTGCAGGATCTCTTCGTCCACCTGACAGGAGCCCAGTGATGAGTACGACGGCCGAGAGCACGGCACTGCCGCGCGGCGCGACCAGCTGGGGCCGGCTCCGGCAGGTGCTGCTCTCGCTGGTGATCGGGCTGCGGCCGATGCTGATGGGGTACTGGGCGGTGATGGTCGTGGCGCTGTTCGGCGGCGGCCTCGTCGTCCAACTGCTGACGAGCGGTGTCACGAGCAGCTCCTGGGACTACGGCACCCAGTCGCCGAAGTACTTCTCGATGGCGATCGGCATCACCGTGTTCCCGGCGTATTTCTCGCTGGTGGTCTCCCAGGGCATCACCCGCCGGATGTTCTCAGTTGCCGTAGGCATCTATCTCACCGGTGCCGCGGTCGCGACGTCGCTGCTGTGGGTCGTGGTCTACCAGGGTGAGCGCGGCCTCTACGCGTGGCAGGGCTGGCCGGACAAGCTGAACAACCCGCACCTGTTCACCAGCACCACCCAGCTCGGGCTGGTGTTCGCCGAGTTCTTCCTGCTGATCCTGTCCCACGAGGCGAGCGGCTGGCTGCTCGGCATCACGTTCGTCCGGTTCGGGTTCTGGCGCGGGATCCTGATGCTCCCGGTCGCGCTGGTCCCGGCGGCCGCGGCCGAGTTCCTGCTGGTCGCGCAATGGCTCGCCGACATCCTCGACAATCTCGGCTACCAGCGGCCACCGCTCGCGGTAGCCGTACCCTCGGTGCTCCTGGTGAGCGTGCTCGGCGGCTACGCCGGGTACCGGCTGCTGCGGCCGATGGCGCTCAAACCACCCAAGGGCTGAGCCGAGTTATGCACAGGGGGTGTGTATAACTCGGCCGGTTTCTGTGGATTGGTTGCGTGACCACTGTGGACGACCGAATCTGTTGCCTGGAAAGGGTTGTGCGGACCCTGTCCACGGCGGTAGAACTGTCGACACGCTGCTCCTGATTCGGGGCGGCGGGTCGAACGGAAACCGAGGGCCCTCGCGGTGGGGATCCCCACCGAGGTAGACCGGTGACGGGGTCTGCCGGCCTCCACGGACCCGTCTCGGGAAGCTGGAGACGTCACTTTCCTTCAGCTGTGCGGGCCCCTCCGGCTCATACTCGGAGGGGCTCGCCGCTCGTTCCGCAGTGTCTTGGGCGAGCCTCCAACAGAACTCCGCAGTACCGGATCACGGCAGCAGGAAGCCGGCCGATGCGCAGAACGGGTGCGCACCGGCCGGCTGTCGAACGCTTACTTCAGCGTGATGGTGAGCGCCGTGTGCGCACCGCGCGCCGGCACCCGCACCTCCGTCCCTCGACTGGTCGTGACGAGCTGGTACTGCGTCGCGTGGCCGTCGACCGTCACACGCCGCACGGATGCCCCGGCCGGCAGGACGGCGCCGACCGTGACCGTCGCGTCGACGTGCTTGACCGTCACCTCGGTCGACAACGCCTTGCCTGCAAGGCGTGCGGACACGTCGACGGCGCCGCGGCCGACCCGGATGTTGCTCCCAGCCGCCTTCTGCTGGCCCTCCGGAAGCTGCGGTACGACGGCGATCCGGCCGTGGCCGAGGTCGGGAGCTACGCCGAGCTGCTGGTGCACGACCGGCCACAGGATGCCGTACGCGCCCCACGCCTGCAGCGACATCGAGCGGTCGTAGAACGGCCGGCCGATGTTCGCCGGGGCGTCCGGCGACGGCGCGATCTCCGGCATCGCACCAGGCGTCTCCCAGACCGACGGGTCGAGCTGGATCCGTGCGTTTCCGGTGGTGTACACCTGCTGCTGCTTCGTGCCCAGGCGCCCGAAGTTGCCCTCGGCAACCGCCATGATCGAGGTGTTCAGGCCGAAGATCGCGCGCTCGCTCTTCACCTGCGAGACCACGCTGTCGCACGACGGCCCGGGGTTGCCCGCCGGATCCGACGTCGGCCCGGTGCCGGTGTGGAAGAGGCCGAATTCCCCTGTGTAGCAAGGCTTCTCGCGCTGGTCGAGCGCGATCTTCGCGTGCTCCGGCGAGGCCAGCGGGGACGTGTTGCCGGGGCGGGTCAGGACGGCCTCCATCGGCGTGACACCGATCCAGTGCCGCTGGAAGATCGGCGTGTTGTCGTTCGCCGGGTTCGCGGGGTCGTCGACCGAGTCGGCGTACCCCATCGCCTGCGGGACCCACCACTGCGCCTCGAACCGGGACTCGAGGTCCTCGGCGCGGCTGGTCGCCCACTGCCGCACCTTCGCGTCGCGCTTGGACGCGGCCAGGTCCGCGAGGTCGCGCAGTCCGCGGGCGAGGTACACGGTGCTGTCGAGCTTCTCGACACCCATGCCGGCGCGCTCGACGTTGGCCAGGCCCTCCGGCCAGCCGTCATTGTCTTTGTCCAGTTCGCGGTACACGTACTGCAGGTTCCGGACGCTGAAGTCGTACATCTCGTCGCGGAACCGGTTGTCACCGGTCCACCGCCACACCAGCGCCACCGTGCTCGGGAACTTCACGGTCTCGTCGGTGTTGCCCGCGCTCTGGTTCGACCCGAAGTACACGTCGCCGGTCGGGACGACCTCGTGCGCGACCTTGCCGCTGCGGTCGTTGAGGAGGTCGCTGATGTCGCGGAGCGCCCGCAGGTGCTCCTTCGTGGTGTCGAACTGCCCGGCGGCGAGCGATGCGAACGCCGTGTACTCGCCGTCGGTCGCGAACAGCCACGGGTAGTCCGGGAAGCCCGCGCCGAACCAGCGCGCCGCCGGCACGGTACCGACGGGCGCCGGGTAGTCCTTGCCCTCGTTGACGTCGCGGATCCGCAGGTTGCGCGCTTCCTGTACCGAGTCGGCGAGGTTCTGCTTGCTCCACTCGACGCTCTGCTGCAGCAGCCGGTCACCAGGAAGGTCCACCACGGACTGTGCGTCGAGTTGCTTGCGTACGGCGGTCTTTGCCCGCAGCAACTTGCCGGGGTTGCGCAGGGCCTTGCCGTACTCGCGGGCGGCCGCCGTACTGCCCTCGTCCGAGCCGGCCACCGCGAACCAGATCGTCTTCGGCTGGCCGGCCGCGAGCGGTACGTCGTACGTGAGTCGGCCGCCGGTGCCCTTGCCGACGAGCGAGTCGTCACAGCGTGCGGGCGTCGTACCGTCGGCCGGGCAGATCACCGCCGGGTCCTGCGGGCCGCGGTGGTCCGGACCGAGCTGGTGGCTCGTCGGACGCAGGGACGATCCGACGAACGCGGCGTAGTCGTGCGCGGTCGCGTTCGGATGCGGCGGCGTGCCCTGCTCGCGGAAGCGCAGGGCGCCGGCAGTGAAGTCGCCGGTGTCCGGGAGGTTCGCGGTGGCGGCGTTCGGGGTGGTCCAGCCCCACGGGTAGGACTGCATGAGTTCGGAGTGCGCGTCGACGTCGAGCTTGACCGTCTTCGCCGTACTCGAGCGGAGCGTCAGGCCGACGAGCGTCGCGCGGATCCCGTCGGGGACGAAGTCGGTACGGCGTACGTCGACGGCGCCGGGGTACTCGATCCGGCTGTAGCCGTGGCCGCTGGTGTACTTCGCGGCCGGGACCTGTTTGCCGAGCCAGTTGCCGTCGAGGCCGAACCAGAGGCCGTCGAGGAGCTTGATCGGCTGCGACCAGAAGCCGCCCATCTCACCGCGGATGTGCCAGCCGGCGGCGGGGTAGAGACCGGTCTCGTCGCCCATCGCGTAGGCCCGGTCCCCGACGACGAGCGAACGACGATCGGCGAGGCGCGTCGTCTCGGACAGCTCCGACGCTGACGCTGCTGAGGACGCGGCCGCAGCACGGTCGGCCGTTTCGGCGGCAGCATCCGCACCTGTCGCGCCTGTCGTGTCGGTGGGGTCGGCCAGGGCTGAGGCGGTGCCGGCGAGGAGGGTGGCGGTGGCGAGCAGGGCGGTGGCGGCGGTCCGGCGTACTGGTCGTGCCGGTCTGCCTCGCGGGCGACTTCGCTTGGTCGGATCGGGAGTCATGGCGGGTTCCTCCTTCTCGCGGCGCCGGGAGGGGCGCCTGGATCAGCCAGGGGCTGAGCTGCCCCTGATCACCAGTTCGGGTTGCAGCAGACGTTCGGCCGGCTTCCCGGCGGCGGGACCGCTGGGGCCGGTCAGGATCGTGATCAGCTCCCCGGCGATCTCGTCCATCGGTTGCCGGAGGCTGGTCAGGCCGGGGGAGACGACCTCGGCGAGCGGCGAGTCGTCGAAGCCGGTGACGCCGACCTCGCGGCCAGCGGTGAGCCCGCGGCGGCCGAGCTCGCGGAGCGCGCCGAGCGCGAGAATGTCGCTCAAGGCAACGATCCCGTCGACCTCCCGGCCGCCGTCGAGCAGTTGCGCGGTGGCACGGGCGCCGGCCTCGATGCTGTCCTCGTGGCACCGTACGACGAGCCCGGCGGTCGGCAGGCCGAGCGCCTTGCACGCGTCGCGCCAGCCGGACGCCCGGTCGTCGGCCAGCCCGGACGACTTCGGCCAGCCCAGGAAGGCGATCCGGCGGCGACCGGTCTCGTGCAGGTGCCGGACCGCCATCGCCGAACCGCCCGCGCCGTCGACATCGACCCACGGGCCGGGCTGCGTGCTCTCCTTCCACACCCGGCCGAAGCTGACGAACGGGATGCCCTGCTCCTTGAGCCAGGCGTGCCGCGGATCGTGCGTCTCGGTCTGCGACAGCACGAACCCGTCGACCATCCGGCGCGCGTGCAGATCCTCGTACGTCGGCATGCCGTCGACGCCGGCCGGTGCGGTGAACAGCAGGATGTGCCGGCCGGTGCGTTCGGCGGCCGCGCACAGGGCGTGCAGGAACTGGTCCATCACCAGGTGCGTCTGGTTCGGCCAGCTGGGCACGCAGTACCCGATCAGCTCGACCGCGCTGGTGCGCAGGCTGCGGGCGTTACGATTGGGCCGGTAGTTGAGCAGCTCGATCGAGCGGTTCACGCGCTCGAGCGTGTCCGCGCGGAGCCGATGCGGGGCGTTCAGCGCGTTCGACACGGTCTGCACGGACACATCGGCGTGCGCAGCGACCTGCTTCAACGTGGCCACGGCGCCTCCGACGGGTTTGAACGTTCAAAATCACCCGCAGTCTCTCCCCGCCCCGCCCCGCTGTCAACGGTTCAGAGCAGCGGCGGTCCCTGACGCACGATCGCCAGCGTGTCCGCGACCGGCAGCGGCGGGATCCACCGCCCCCACCAGGTCGCACCCGCCTCCGCGAACCGCGCCGGATCACCCCCGCTCACCTTCACGTCGAACTCCGCGCCGGCGTCGGCCCGCAGTCGCCGTACGTCGTCCGGTGTGAGTTCCTCCGGTCGCTGGTAAGCGCAGGACCCGTCCCACCGCAGAACCCTCCGCCGTACGGCAGGCACCGACAGATTGCCTCCCACCCAGACCGGCACCCGCGGCTCCTGCACCGGCCGCGCGGTCAGCTGCACGTCCTCCAGCGTGTAGTGGTGGCCGCTGAAGCTCACCGGCTCACCCGTCCACAGCCGGTCGATGATCGCGAGCCCTTCGTCCAGCATCTCCGCGAGCACCTTCGGGCTCCGCCGGTCGAGGAACGGGTCGCCTCCATCCCCGCTCCCCACCCCGAGGACCATCCGCCCGCCGGACAGGTGATCCAGTGCCACCACCTCGGCGGCAACCTTCCACGGCCGCCGCCGGGGCAGTGGTGTGACGGTCGTCCCGATCCGGATCCGCTGGGTAGCGGTCGCCATCGCCGCCAGGCAGATCCACGGATCGTACGTCGGCTGCGAAGCGTCCCCCTGGTACACGAGATAGTCCTCCAGGAACAACGCGTCCCACCCGGAGTCCTCGACCGCGCGGGCGAGCTCGGCCAGCCCGCGCGGATCACGACCCACCCCCACAGCCCCCACCGTCACCGAGAACTTCATGCGCTGGACGCTACGCGGTGCCATCGACAATCCTCCGAGGCGCCGTGGCGGTAGGGGTGTGGTGGTGAGTCAGGCGGTGTGGCCGCCGTCGATGGTGAGGGTGGTGCCGGTGAGGTAGGCGGCGTGCGGGCCGGCCAGGTAGGTGATGGCGTTGGCCACCTCGGTGGGGTTGGCGAAGCGGTTGAGGGCGAGGTCGGCGATCTGGGCTTCGGCGTACGGGCCGTCGGCGGGGTTCATCGTGGTGTCGGTCGGGCCGGGCTGGACGACGTTCGACGTGATGTTGCGGCCGCCGAGCTCGCGGGCGAGGGCCTTGCTGAGACCCACCAGCGCCGCCTTGCTCATCGCGTAGAGCGTCATACCGGGAGAGGTGACGCGTTCCGCGGCGCAGCTGCCGAGGTGGATGATGCGGGCGCCGTCGGACAGCAGCGGTACGGCGGCCTGCGTGGCGGCGTACACCCCGCGGACGTTGACCGCCAGCACCCGGTCGAGGTCCTCGAGTGAGAGGTCGCCGATCGGGGCGATCGCGCCGACCCCGGCGTTGTTGACCAGGATGTCCAGGCCGCCCAGCGCATCAGCGGCCCGCCGTACGACGTCTCCGACCGCCACCGCGTCACCCGCGTCCACGGCGAACGCGAACCCGCGCCGCCCCCGCGCCTCGATCTCCTTCACCACCGTCGCCGCGGCGTCCGCGGACGTGTTGTAGGTGATCGCGACGTCCGCGCCCTGCTCGGCGAGGGCGATCGCGGTCGCCGCGCCGATCCCGCGGCTGCCGCCGGTCACCAGTGCAAACTTGTTGTTCAGTGCGTTCATGCCTTCCAGTCCAGCCGCCGGCAGCCGGCGAAGCTCGCGGAAATCCGCCACCGGATCCTGGCGTCGCGAAACCGCGAACCGGCCCGCCACCTCCATGTCGCAAATCCGCTAGCGACTGTCGGTGGCGGCAGGGATGCTGGAGGGCGTGTACGAGTGCAGGGAACGGTGCGTCCGCGCGGTCCAGTCCAAGGACGCGCGCTTCGACGGGTGGTTCTTCACCGCGGTGCTGACCACCCGGATCTACTGCCGGCCGAGCTGTCCGGTGGTGCCGCCGAAGGTCGAGAACATGCGGTTCTACCCGAGCGCGGCCGCCGCGCAGCAGGCCGGTTTCCGCGCCTGCAAGCGCTGCCGCCCGGACGCCAGCCCGGGGTCGCCCGAGTGGAACGACCGCGCCGACCTGGTGGCCCGCGCGATGCGCCTGATCGCGGACGGCGTCGTCGACCGCGACGGCGTACCGGGTCTCGCCGGGAAGCTCGGCTACAGCGTGCGGCAGGTGCAGCGGCAGCTCCAGGCCGAGCTCGGCGCCGGCCCGCTCGCGCTCGCCCGGGCGCAACGCGCGCAGACGGCGCGGCTGCTGATCGAGACGAGCGAGCTGCAGATGGCCGACGTCGCGTTCGCCGCCGGGTTCTCCAGTGTGCGGACGTTCAACGAGACCGTGCAGGAGGTCTTCGCGCTGTCCCCGACGGAGCTGCGCCGCCGGGCGCGCAGGGGTACGTCGGTCGCGGCGCCCGGCACCATCTCGCTGCGGCTCCCGTTCCGCGCGCCCCTGACGCCCGACAACTTGTTCGGGCACCTCATCGCGACCGGCGTACCGGGTGTGGAGGAGTGGCGCGACGGCCACTACCGCCGCACGCTGCGCCTTCCGCACGGCCATGGTGTCGTCGCGCTGCGACCGTTGCCGGACCACATCGCCTGTCAGCTCTCGCTCACCGACCAGCGCGACCTCGCGATCGCGATCAGCCGCTGCCGCCGGATGCTCGACCTCGACGCGGACCCGGTCGCGGTCGACGACCTGCTCAGCACGGACCCCGTCCTCGCGCCGCTGGTCGCGAAGGCGCCGGGCCGGCGCGTCCCGCACACGGTCGACGGCGAGGAGTTCGCCGTACGGGCGGTGCTCGGCCAGCAGGTGTCGACGGCCGCCGCGCGGACGCACGCACACCGGCTCGTCCTGCAGTACGGCGAGCCGATCGAGGATCCGGCCGGTGGGCTCACGCATCTGTTCCCGACGATGCAGGCGCTCGCCGCCCTCGACCCGGAGACACTGGCGTTCCCGAAGTCCCGCCGTACGACGCTCACGACACTGATCGCGACGCTGGCCGCGGGGGAGATCGACCTCGGCGCGGGCGCGGACTGGGATCGCGCGCGCGAGCAGCTGAGCGCGCTGCCCGGGATCGGGCCGTGGACGGTCGAGTCGATCGCGATGCGCGCGCTCGGCGACCCGGACGCCTTCGTCGCCAGCGATCTCGGGATCCGGTACGCCGCGCGTGATCTAGGCTTGCCCGAGGCCCCCAAACTCCTCACCGACCACGCCCGCGCGTGGCGGCCCTGGCGCGCGTACGCCGTGCAGTACCTGTGGGCCACCGGCGAACACCCGATCAACACGATCCCTGCGGAGGCTTCATGACCGAGCTCACCACCGACCGGCTGCTGCTGCGGAACTGGCGGGACTCCGACCGGGAGCCGTTCGCGGCGCTGAACGCGGATCCGGCGGTGATGGAACACTTCCTGGCCCCGCAGACCCGGGAGCAGAGCGACGCGCTGATCGACCGGCAGTTGCCGCTCATCGAGGAGCGCGGGTGGGGGCTGTGGGCGGTGGAGGTGCGCGAGACCGGGGAGTTCATCGGGTTCACCGGGCTGTCGGTGCCGAGTTTCGAGGCCCACTTCATGCCGGCGGTCGAGATCGGCTGGCGGCTGGCGAAAGGTGCCTGGGGCAACGGATATGCCACCGAGGCGGCGCGGGCCGCGCTGGCGCACGGGTTCGGCCCGGGCGGGCTGGAGGAGATCGTGTCGTTCACCGCGACCACGAATCTGCCGTCGCAGCGGGTGATGCAGCGGATCGGCATGCTGCACGACGAGCCGGGCGACTTCGACCACGTGCGGCTGCCGCAGGGGCATCGGCTGCAGCGGCATGTGCTCTACCGGATCAGCCGCGCGCAGTGGGAGTCCACCCGGTGACGTACGCCGTCGTCGACAGCCCGCTCGGTCCGCTCACGCTGGTCGGGACCGACGCGGGCGAGCTGACCGGGCTGTACATGGATCAGCAGCGGTACCGGCCCGAGCAGGCGCTGTTCGGCGACCGTGACGACTCGGCGCTGCCCGCGGTGGCGGAGCAGCTCGACGAGTACTTCCACCACGGGCGCACGAGTTTCGACGTACCGCTGCGGCTGGCCGGCACGGACTTCCAGCGGCGGATCTGGACGGCGTTGCAGGAGATCCCGTACGGCGAGACCACGACGTACGGCGGTCTCGCCGGGGCGCTCGGGCTGAAGCCGCAGTCGGCGCGCGCGGTCGGGCTCGCGAACGGGAAGAACCCGGTCAGCATCATCGTGCCGTGCCACCGGCTGCTGGGGTCGACCGGCAGCCTCACCGGGTACGCCGGGGGCGTCGAGCGGAAGCGGGCGCTGCTGGATCATGAAGGAGGATTGAAACTGCTCACTTGGTGAGCACTTATCGGGCGCATGCTGGTGTCATGAACGACGACGAGGCTCTGCAGTGTGCCGGCATCGACGAGTGGCGCGCGTGGCTGGACGCGCACGGGCGGAGCGAGCGGTCCGTGTGGCTCGTCGTCCACCGCGATCAGGAGGGCCTGAACCTCGCGGCGGCGGTCGAGCACGCGTTGTGCTTCGGGTGGATCGACAGCAAGACGGTCCGCCGCGACGAGCGGACGACGTACCAGTGCTTCACGCCGCGGAACCCGCGCAGTACGTGGAGCAAGGTGAACCGCGAACGCGTCGAGCGCCTGACGGAGGCCGGCCTGATGATGCCGCCCGGCGAGGAACTGGTGGCCCACGCCCGCCGCACCGGCACCTGGGACCTGCTGGCCGACGCCCAGAACCTGATCGTTCCACCCGACCTCCAGGCTGCCCTGGCAGCCGACCCCGCGGCGGACGAGACCTTCCGGTCGTTCCCGCCGTCCGCCCGCCGCACCATCCTCGAATGGATAACCCTCGCCAAACGCCCCGAAACCCGAGCCCGCCGCATCC containing:
- a CDS encoding LacI family DNA-binding transcriptional regulator, whose protein sequence is MATLKQVAAHADVSVQTVSNALNAPHRLRADTLERVNRSIELLNYRPNRNARSLRTSAVELIGYCVPSWPNQTHLVMDQFLHALCAAAERTGRHILLFTAPAGVDGMPTYEDLHARRMVDGFVLSQTETHDPRHAWLKEQGIPFVSFGRVWKESTQPGPWVDVDGAGGSAMAVRHLHETGRRRIAFLGWPKSSGLADDRASGWRDACKALGLPTAGLVVRCHEDSIEAGARATAQLLDGGREVDGIVALSDILALGALRELGRRGLTAGREVGVTGFDDSPLAEVVSPGLTSLRQPMDEIAGELITILTGPSGPAAGKPAERLLQPELVIRGSSAPG
- a CDS encoding glycogen debranching protein, which codes for MTPDPTKRSRPRGRPARPVRRTAATALLATATLLAGTASALADPTDTTGATGADAAAETADRAAAASSAASASELSETTRLADRRSLVVGDRAYAMGDETGLYPAAGWHIRGEMGGFWSQPIKLLDGLWFGLDGNWLGKQVPAAKYTSGHGYSRIEYPGAVDVRRTDFVPDGIRATLVGLTLRSSTAKTVKLDVDAHSELMQSYPWGWTTPNAATANLPDTGDFTAGALRFREQGTPPHPNATAHDYAAFVGSSLRPTSHQLGPDHRGPQDPAVICPADGTTPARCDDSLVGKGTGGRLTYDVPLAAGQPKTIWFAVAGSDEGSTAAAREYGKALRNPGKLLRAKTAVRKQLDAQSVVDLPGDRLLQQSVEWSKQNLADSVQEARNLRIRDVNEGKDYPAPVGTVPAARWFGAGFPDYPWLFATDGEYTAFASLAAGQFDTTKEHLRALRDISDLLNDRSGKVAHEVVPTGDVYFGSNQSAGNTDETVKFPSTVALVWRWTGDNRFRDEMYDFSVRNLQYVYRELDKDNDGWPEGLANVERAGMGVEKLDSTVYLARGLRDLADLAASKRDAKVRQWATSRAEDLESRFEAQWWVPQAMGYADSVDDPANPANDNTPIFQRHWIGVTPMEAVLTRPGNTSPLASPEHAKIALDQREKPCYTGEFGLFHTGTGPTSDPAGNPGPSCDSVVSQVKSERAIFGLNTSIMAVAEGNFGRLGTKQQQVYTTGNARIQLDPSVWETPGAMPEIAPSPDAPANIGRPFYDRSMSLQAWGAYGILWPVVHQQLGVAPDLGHGRIAVVPQLPEGQQKAAGSNIRVGRGAVDVSARLAGKALSTEVTVKHVDATVTVGAVLPAGASVRRVTVDGHATQYQLVTTSRGTEVRVPARGAHTALTITLK
- a CDS encoding LLM class flavin-dependent oxidoreductase, which codes for MKFSVTVGAVGVGRDPRGLAELARAVEDSGWDALFLEDYLVYQGDASQPTYDPWICLAAMATATQRIRIGTTVTPLPRRRPWKVAAEVVALDHLSGGRMVLGVGSGDGGDPFLDRRSPKVLAEMLDEGLAIIDRLWTGEPVSFSGHHYTLEDVQLTARPVQEPRVPVWVGGNLSVPAVRRRVLRWDGSCAYQRPEELTPDDVRRLRADAGAEFDVKVSGGDPARFAEAGATWWGRWIPPLPVADTLAIVRQGPPLL
- a CDS encoding SDR family oxidoreductase, with product MNALNNKFALVTGGSRGIGAATAIALAEQGADVAITYNTSADAAATVVKEIEARGRRGFAFAVDAGDAVAVGDVVRRAADALGGLDILVNNAGVGAIAPIGDLSLEDLDRVLAVNVRGVYAATQAAVPLLSDGARIIHLGSCAAERVTSPGMTLYAMSKAALVGLSKALARELGGRNITSNVVQPGPTDTTMNPADGPYAEAQIADLALNRFANPTEVANAITYLAGPHAAYLTGTTLTIDGGHTA